ccagacatgtcactcattgagtatgtttgggatgctctgcatcgacatgtacgacagcgtgttccagttcccgccaatatccagcaacttcgcacagccattttgaagaggaatgggacaacattccactggccacatttgaaggggtgtccacatacttttgtgtatacagtgcattcggaaagtattcagaccccttttactttttccacattttaaactacagccttattctaaaatggatgatttTTCTATATAATacctcaataataataataataataatatgaaaaccttttttttaatgtttgtaaatgtataaaaatTGTAAACATTTacttcatttacataagtattcagaccctttgctatgagacttgaaattgagctcaggtgcatcctgtttccatttatcatccttgtttctacatacagtggggcaaaaaagtatttactcagccaccaattgtgcaagttctcccacttaaaaagatgagagaggcctgtaattttcatcataggtacacttcaactatgacagacaaaatgagaaaaaaaaatccagaaaatcacattgttggatttttaatttatttatttgcaaatgatggtggaaaataagtatttggtcaattttatttgacattttatttaacttggcaagtcaattaagaacaaattcttattttcaatgacggcctaggaacaatgggttaactgcctgttcaggggcagaacgacagatttgtacctttttcagctcgggggtttgaacttgcaaccttccggttactagtccaacgctctaaccactaggctaccctttttttttttttttttttagctcaaTACttcgttatataccctttgttggcaatgacagaggtcaaacgttttctgtaagtcttcacaaggtttccacacactgttgctggtattttggcccattcctccatgcagatctcctctagagcagtgatgttttggggctgttgctgggcaacatggactttcaactccctccaaagatttcctatggggttgagatctggagactggctaggccactccaggaccttgaaatgcttcttacgaagctactccttcgttgcccgggcggtgtgtttgggatcattgtcatgctgaaagacccagccacgtttcatcttcaatgcccttgctgatggaaggaggttttcactcaaaatctcacgatacatggccccattcattctttcctttacacggatcagtcgtcctggtccctttgcagaaaaacagccccaaagcatgatgtttccacccccatgcttcacagtaagtatggtgttctttgaatgcaactcagcattctttgttctccaaacacgacgagttgagtttttaccaaaaagttatattttggtttgatctgaccatatgacattctcccaatcttcttctggatcatccaaatgctctctagcaaacttcagacgggcctggacatgtactggcttaagcagggggacacgtctggcactgcaggatttgagtccctggcggcgtagtgtgttactgatggtaggctttgttactttggtcccagctctctgcaggtcattcactaggtccccccgtgtggttctgggattgttgctcaccgttcttgtgatcattttgaccccacagggtgagatcttgcgtgcagcagccccagatcgagggagattatcagtggtcttgtatgtcttccatttcctaataatttctcccacagttgatttcttcaaaccaagctacttacctattgcagattcagtcttcccagcctggtgcaggtctacaattttgtttctggtgtcctttgacagctctttggtcttggccatagtggagtttggagtgttactgtttgaggttgtggacaggtgtctttttataccgataacaagttcaaacaggtgccatttaatacaggtaacgagtggaggacaggggaataagttacaggtctgtgagagccagaaatatggcttgtttgtaggtgaccaaatacttattttcccccatctgcaaataaattcataaaaaatcctacaatgtgattttctggatttttttctttttctcattttgtctgtcatagttgaagtgtacctatgataaattacaggcctctcatctttataagtgggagaacttgcacaattggtgccccactgtatgtgtatttTTCTTTTTAGTTTTTGTtacttttaccccttttacccctcaagaagcagtacggccctgtcaagccgtactgcttcttgacacagtgctcacttaacccggaagccagccgcacatcTTTGGGCACCGCCAACGACAATGAGTAACAGGCAATTTACTTTGGGCACTTCAGTCAGGTGGAAATTCTGAAAAAAGGACCCAAGCCCTAACAAGTCACTTAAAGCATGATTTGATGGTCAttaccttttctttttttttacatgaaaggATGGGTTAACTTGGTCCCACAGATAATTGATCTGCAATTGACCTTAAGTTTCAGTCATGGGATTTTTTTTACCTCTGGGAGGGTCTTTATAATAAGACAAAATAAACAAAGATGGTTCTGCTTGTATGTTATGTGCTAAAACAACATTTAAACTTAAACAAGGACTTTGTTCAGAAATGTTTCCCCCATTCGTTGAATATAGTCATGTGGGATCTGTTTTTCTGCTGTCCTAATGCCATTCTCACTTCAATCCTGACTTTTCATGCTCCTACTCTCTCTGTTGGACTATGTCTTCTCAGATGCTGTGCTGCTGAACAATATAGTGCAGCACTTCGGCATGCTCGACTTGGTTAAGAAGGTGCTAGCCAGTCACAAGAGCCAGATGGACCGACATAGGGAGCAGTATTCACGCAGTCTTGTCGGTAAGTTAAATTCTCACAATAACATTCTTCATTATTTTGCCTTTGAGCCCTTTTGTGTTATGAGGATTTCCTAGATGTCACTATTTTCGTTGCAGCTGGCTTAGAAGCAGCTCCTTTTGTAAATAATGTGAAATGTTACTGTTTTGCGTTGTGTATTAAGTTTGGCCCGTCTTTTTCCGTAGCTCTGGAGCAGCAGTGTGACGAGCACAGGAAACGTGCCAAGGAGTTAAAGAGCAAATCCCAACACCTCAACAACGTCCTCATGACCCTAACTCCCGTGGCCGTGCCGTCCACGCCCAAACGCCCACGCCTCACCCGCGCTGTCTCAGGCCCTGCCGTTATGTCCAGTGCCCCCACCCAGATCACCCTGCCCCTCACCCAGCTGGCAGGCCTGCCTGCTGGGTGCAAAGTGCTCTCGGTGGGGGGAGCCGGTGCCGGCAAGCAGACCTACATGGTGCTGACCTCCCCCAACGGCGAGCTGGGGCCAGATGCCTCCAATCTGACTGTACTCTCCACGGCCGCCGCCGTTCAGGAGGGTGCACCCGCCACATCAGCCTTCGTCAAGATGGTCAGCTCAGGCTATCAGCTGATCACGCTGCCTGCCGCGTTGAGCACCCAGCTACAGGGCCTGGCTGGGGGCACAGCCCAGGGCACCACTACCATGATGGCAGTACCTATGGGTAACAACGCACTGCAGAGCACGGCGGCAGTGGTCCCAGCGTTGGGGAGACGGGTAGAAGATCATGTGCAGGAGGGTGTAGCAccagagactgaggagcaggAGGTGAAGGAGACGGtggagagttagagagatgtACTCCTCCTATAGTGTTAAAAACACGTTGGGGACTCCTCACTGGTTTGGAGTGCAAGTACTGGAACCAGTGcctaggtctagtggtgttgaaCTATGAAGGACCCATATCAGTAAAGATGACTTAAAATGTATAACTACATGCACTGCTCATTTTACTCAaagcaccagtgtgtgtgtgtagaggtgaaAATGTCTGTGCAGAATTGAGTTTGGAATTCATAAGTGTATATTTTTATAACCATGCAAGTAGATGCCGACTCTGCTCAAAAGCCATGATCTTAGTTATATTCTCAGGTGTCCATTTTCACTGGGGTGTAGGTGCCATGTTCACATTCTCTTTACATTGTGCTAAAAATGTAAATTCTACAATGCTCATCTTTCAACATCAGAATGTTTTTCCATTTCAACATTTAATAACTGTATATAACTTGTTCAATATTACAATGCATTTTATTATATAGTTAATATTTTTGAACAAACGGAAAGTGAACAAACTGGTGGTTTTGTTGAACTTGTCAGTGTACTCTGTAAATTAATTGTATAAATTCTTAAATCTAGCCATTACTGGAAAACTTGAAGtatttggcatttgtttttatttctaaACCAGTTGTTCAATTCACCATGAAATCAACTTTTAATAGCTTTGTGTAACATTTCTTCTGACCAGAAAAGGCGTTGGTGAAATTCACAACTCAGTCTTCTCATTAACTTAAATGACATGGATCATGAAAGGGCAAATCAAACGCAACCTTGAACAGTGAGTCCACATGATCATGACCCTCGCTTGATGGGCAAGCATACAAG
This genomic stretch from Oncorhynchus kisutch isolate 150728-3 linkage group LG24, Okis_V2, whole genome shotgun sequence harbors:
- the LOC109869311 gene encoding glucocorticoid modulatory element-binding protein 2 isoform X2; its protein translation is MKLSEEMDVEADLVYPITCGDVKGTLVWKKFVCPGINIKCVQFNEHLISPKEFVYLAGKSTLKDWKRAIRVNGTMIRKIMDSGELDFYQHSKVCSNTCRSTKIDLVGTRVSLSSQQATDYVPVTPSLSDVNGSPAMFPTEVSSDDTTEWVTAIGEDSVTFWRGLKEAGLLEEVVEDFQKEIQEVLKGMQERITEPPLQVNDAVLLNNIVQHFGMLDLVKKVLASHKSQMDRHREQYSRSLVALEQQCDEHRKRAKELKSKSQHLNNVLMTLTPVAVPSTPKRPRLTRAVSGPAVMSSAPTQITLPLTQLAGLPAGCKVLSVGGAGAGKQTYMVLTSPNGELGPDASNLTVLSTAAAVQEGAPATSAFVKMVSSGYQLITLPAALSTQLQGLAGGTAQGTTTMMAVPMGNNALQSTAAVVPALGRRVEDHVQEGVAPETEEQEVKETVES
- the LOC109869311 gene encoding glucocorticoid modulatory element-binding protein 2 isoform X3, with amino-acid sequence MDVEADLVYPITCGDVKGTLVWKKFVCPGINIKCVQFNEHLISPKEFVYLAGKSTLKDWKRAIRVNGTMIRKIMDSGELDFYQHSKVCSNTCRSTKIDLVGTRVSLSSQQATDYVPVTPSLSDVNGSPAMFPTEVSSDDTTEWVTAIGEDSVTFWRGLKEAGLLEEVVEDFQKEIQEVLKGMQERITEPPLQVNDAVLLNNIVQHFGMLDLVKKVLASHKSQMDRHREQYSRSLVALEQQCDEHRKRAKELKSKSQHLNNVLMTLTPVAVPSTPKRPRLTRAVSGPAVMSSAPTQITLPLTQLAGLPAGCKVLSVGGAGAGKQTYMVLTSPNGELGPDASNLTVLSTAAAVQEGAPATSAFVKMVSSGYQLITLPAALSTQLQGLAGGTAQGTTTMMAVPMGNNALQSTAAVVPALGRRVEDHVQEGVAPETEEQEVKETVES